In Rhodococcus qingshengii JCM 15477, the sequence CCGTCGACGGTTCAGTCTTCGATCGCGTTCACCTCGATCGCCAAGGGGAACGTCGCGGGCGCGATCGTCAGTGCGTCGTTCTCCAACCTGATCGGCGTCTTCGTCACACCGCTGCTGGTGGTTCTGCTGATGAACACCACCGGCCAGGCGACGGTCGACTTCTCGTCGATCCTCGACATCGTCGTACAGTTGCTGATCCCGTTCATCGTCGGTCAGCTGATCCGCCCGCTGGTGATCGGATGGCTGCAGAAGTACGCCGAACCCACCAAGTACGTCGATCGCGGATCGATCCTCCTCGTTGTCTTCGCCGCCTTCAGCGAAAGCATGAAAGAGGGGATCTGGAGCACCATCACGATCTGGCAGATCGTGATCCTCACAATCGTGTGCTGCCTGATTCTCGCGCTGGTTCTCGGCGTGACCACTCTCGCGGGGCGCAAGCTCGGGTTCGATCTTCCCGATCAGATCGTCATCATCTTCTGCGGGTCGAAGAAGTCCTTGGCAACGGGCCTACCGATGGCGGCTGTACTGTTCGCGGGCCAGCCCGTCGGCCTGATCGTGTTGCCGCTGATGATCTTCCATCAGATCCAACTGATCGTGTGTGCTGCGATGGCGCAACGCTTCGCGAATCGGGATCCGGTCAGCGTCAGCTAGCGAGCAACTCGCCTCGGGTCGCGTCGACGCAGCCGCAACCGCCCTGCAGTTCAGCACAATCGATGGACAGCGCATGGCGGACCGATGCCAGGTCGAGGCAGTTCGCGCCGGTGCATTCGAGTGATCCGTCGGCATGCCGTAGCAAAGAATCGTGGCAGTGATCGACATCCGAAACACAATCCGCGCACTGGATCTGACGCTCAGCGATCATTGCTGCCACCTCTCTCGAAAACGATGACACAGGAATATCATCGACCTCCGACAAGTCAGTTTCGTTCCACCTCGATGGGGTGGCTGGCCAGCATCGCCACGGGTAGCGGCTGGCGTCGTAGCACCCGTGCCCAGACATCGACTCGGGGCGGCGTCAGCACATCCGACGGCAGCGAGCTGATCACCATCCAGTCTTCACGCTCGAGCTCCGAATCCAGCTGGCCCAGAGTCCAACCCGAGTACCCGGCAAAAATGCGGATCCCTTCGACCAAAGGAGCAATGACCTCCGGGTCCGAGTCCAGATCCACCATGACTACCTTGCCGTCCACCCGCCGCAGGCCGGCGACGCCGTCGATCCGCGCACCGTTGCGAGCGATGCCCAGGCAAAGCGCCGAGTCACGCTTGACTGGTCCACCGATGTACAGGGCCGAAGGATGCGCGGTCAGCGGTGACCACTGCGGCAACACGTTCTGCACGGCCGTCTCACTCGGCCGATTGACGACGACGCCCAGGCTCCCGGCGTCGTTGTGCTCGATCATGTAGATGACGGTGCGGCGAAATGCGGGTTCCGTGAGATCGGTCGACGACACCAACAAACTGCCCGGACGAACCTCCGGTTCTATCCAGGCCATTCGATCCTCGGGTTCTTCTGCGTGCGCCACAAGGACATCATCTCACCGACAACTGCGTGCGGAGGAACGAGACACAAGCGTGTTCAGGTCAGACCCGCCACATCGGCAAGTAGTGCCAAATGCCGCTCGAAAATCTCGCTCGCGTCGGTGAACGTATCGCTTCCGTACTGCCCGAACACCTCGAAGTTCACCGAACCGAACAGCGATACCCAGACGAGAGTTGCGCGCACCGCGGCATCCGGCGGCAGGTCGGTACCCAGTTCATTCCGCACTCCCTCGAGGTCCGCTGCCAACGTGTCACTCAGGCCCGGACCCTCTCGCACCGTCAGTGAACCCGCGCGATGGGCGGCGTCGATGATCCCGATCAGCCGGGTCACGACGAGGGTGCCGGGGCCGGTGGTCTGCTCGCCCGGAGCGTCGTAGCCGGGGACGGGGCTGCCGAACAACAGACCGTAGCGGGCCGGCTCCCGGATCGCCCAGCTCCGAACGGCGCGCCCGAGAGCAATGAACTGTCCGCGAAAATCTTCTGCTGCAACCGCATTCACGGCGGCGTCCACTTCCGCGCCCAGTTCCGTGTACCCGTCGACCACCAGCAAGGTCAGCAGTTCGTCCCGACTGGCGACATAGCGGTATACCGCTGAGGACACGACTCCCAGGTCACGCGCGACGGCACGCAGGGACAAAGCGGCAGCGCCGACGGCAGCAAGATGCTCGCGTCCGATACGGGTGATGTCCTGCAGCGTCTGTTCGCGCGCCCGCTCACGGGGAGTTCCAACCATGAGTCCATCTTGCCCCATTCCCGAGAGCAGCATCAACAAAAGAGAGCACTGCTCTTGACAGCGCTCGGGTGCAGGTGCATTCTTGAAAACGAGAGCAGTGCTCTCAGTTCACTCGAAACAAGAAGGAGCACACCATGTCGAACCTCGAAATCGTCACCGGAGCAGGACCCGTCGGATCCGCCGTCGCACTACAGCTCGCCGAGCAGGGAATCAACGTCCGGCTCCTGACCAGGTCCGGCAGCGGGCCCGAGCACCCGCTGATCGACCGCCGACGCGTCGACGTCTCGGATGCCGAGGCCCTGCGCTCGGTCAGCGAGGGCGCCACGGCCATCTACCACTGCATCCACGCTGCTTACAACGCAGCCGATTGGGAGCGGGAACTCCCGGCGGCCGAGGAGGTTGTGCTCGACGCGGCCGCATCCATCGGTGCCGTCGTGGTCTTCCCCGAAAGCCTCTACGCCTACAACTCCAACACCCTGATGACCGAATCCGATCCACGCAACGCCACCGGTGGCAAGCGCGGAGTGCGCACCGCGCTGCTGCGTGCTCGCGAGGCCTCTGCAACACCCACCGTCAGCGTCGTGGCCTCGGACTTCTTCGGTCCCCGCGTCCGCACTGCCCACGCCGGCGAGCGCATGGTTCCGAAAGTCATGGCAGGTAAGAAGATTCGTGTCATCGGTTCCGCAGATCAGCCGCACTCCTTCACCTACATCCCCGATCTCGCAGCAGCGATGATCGCGGCGGCACACAACCCCGAACTTTGGAACTCCGTCCTCCACGCACCCACCGGCCCCGCGCTCACTCAGCGCAAGATCGCCGAGGCCTTCGCCCGCGCCGCCGGGGCATCCCCCGCCAAGGTGGGTGTACTCCCCGCCTGGGTGCTCGACGCCGTCGGCAAGATCAACACCGACAGCCGCGAACTCGCTGAGATGAACTACCAGTTCACCAAGCCGTTCGTCATGGACTCGAGCGCCAGCGAAGTGCTGCTCGGACTCTCGCCGACGCCGCTCGATCAGGCCGCCGAAGCGACCGTCGCGTGGTGGCGCGAGGAACAGGCTCGCGCCGCTGCTGCCTGAACCTGCAGGTGGGGGCTCTTGACGCAAGAACGGAACGGGTGTTCACTTCTTCACATGGCCTATCGCCGCACTCCGGCAGTACAGGAAAGATTGGACGCCCAACGCGCCCGACTGCTCGAGGCCGCCACGACGGCAGTGGCAACTCACGGCTATGCGGGATGTTCCATCGCCGCGGTGGCCAAGAACGCCGGCGTCGGCACCGGGACGCTGTATCGACATTTCGACGGCAAGGGCGAATTGTTCGCCGAAGTGTTCCAATCAGTCTGCAGCCGTGAGGTATCCGCAGCTCGGGACGCCGGAGACAGCGCCCGACATCTGGAAGGCAACCACCGCTCCGCTGTATCAGCGTCGGTTCGGACCTTCGCCGAACGTGCCATGCGCGCACCGGTTCTCGCCTATGCACTGCTGGTGGAACCGGTAGATCCTCTCGTCGACGAACAGCGGTTGATGTTTCGCGAATCGTTCCGCGATTGCCTGGCCACCGCAATTCGTTCGGCAGTCGACACCGGTGAGATACCGCCACAGGACGCCACTCTGACGGCAGCGTGCATCGTCGGGGCAATCGGCGAGGCCCTGATCCTTCCACTGCGCGGAGGCACCACCGATCCCGCTGCGATCGACGCCATTCTCGCCTTCACCCTTCGATCGTTAGGGAGCTTCGATGACACCCACGCATGAAGTCACCAATCAGGTTCCGCCCCTGATCGATTACGACGCAGCCGAATACGCGCCGATCCTCGAGGCACTCCACCGTGAAGGCGCATCGGATGCACTCGAAGAGGTTCATCGCGTCGGGATCCGCGCCGGCAGTGCTCAGGCCCAGGAGTGGGGCGATCTGGCCGAGGAGCACCCACCTGTTCTGAGAACCCACGACCGCTACGGCAACCGCATCGACGAGGTCCGTTACGACCCCGCCTATCACCAACTCATGAGCACCGCAGTGGAATTGGGACTGCACGGCGCTCCGTGGGTTGACCCGAATCGACACGCACACCTCGTCCGCGCCGCGAAGATGGCCGTGTGGGGTCAAACCGATGCCGGCCACGGCTGTCCCATCTCCATGACGTACGCCGTGATCCCCGCGCTGCGGCACAACGCGGATCTGGCCGCGCAGTACGAACCCCTCCTGACCACGCGGCACTACGATTCAGCGCTGAAAGCTCCCCTCACCAAACCCGGATTGATCGCCGGTATGTCGATGACGGAAAAACAGGGCGGTTCGGATGTTCGTGCCGGAACCACAAGGGCAGTGCCACAATCCGACGGCAGCTACCTGCTGACGGGCCACAAGTGGTTCACCTCCGCGCCGATGTCGGACGTGTTCCTCGTCCTCGCCCAGGCACCGGGTGGTCTGTCGTGCTTCTTCCTGCCTCGGGTCCTGCCGGACGGCTCGCTCAACAACATGTTCCTGCAGCGTCTGAAGGACAAGTTGGGCAATCATTCCAACGCGAGTAGTGAGGTCGAGTACCGCGACGCTCTCGCATGGATGGTCGGCGAGGAAGGCCGGGGCGTGCGCACCATCATCGAGATGGTCAACATGACCCGGTTGGACTGCACGATCGGCACGGCCACCGGCATGCGCGTCGGCAACATGCAGGCAGTTCACCACGCGACGCATCGAAGTGCTTTCGGCGCCAACCTGATCGACCAACCCTTGATGCGAAACGTTCTGGCAGATCTGGCGGTGGAATCGGAAGCGTCGACCACCGTCGCGATGTGGCTGGCCGCTCTGACCGACCGCGCAACCACAGGCGATGCCCACGCCAGCGCACTACGACGCATTTCGTTGGCCGTGAGTAAGTACTTCGTCTGCAAGCGCGGACCGATCCACGCTGCCGAGGCACTCGAGTGTCTGGGCGGAAACGGATACGTGGAGGAATCCCGGATGCCGCGCCTCTATCGCGAGGCTCCGCTGCTTTCGGTGTGGGAGGGTTCCGGCAACGTCGCGGCGCTCGACACACTGCGGGCGATGGCCAAGCAACCCGAAACACTGCAGGTGTTCTTCGACGAGCTGAAACGAGCCAGTGGAGTGGACGGCCACTTCGATCAGGCCGTGCGGGATCTCCAGGTGGCATTCGGCGATTTCGACGACATCGAATACCGGGCACGAAAGATCGTCGGCGACATGGCGCTCGCTCTGCAGGCCTCGCTGTTGCTCCGCTACGGGCACCCCGCGGTGGCCGACGCGTTCTGCGCGAGTCGGCTCGGAAACAGCTGGGGGAGTGTGTTCGGAACGCTGCCGAGGGGCGTCGACGTCGCGCCGATCCTCGAGCGGGCCACCGTCAAGATCGGCGCCTGACCCACCCACTACAGTTTCCGCTTATGAACCGAGCCTCGAACCGCCGCGAGGCCTGGCAGCGCGTACTGCACACCCTGCGTGAATCACCCGGCCTCGGAAGGCTGGCGCTCGTCCGCTTTTCCAGCCAGTTCGGCGACGGAATGTTCCAGGCCGCGCTCGGCGGCGCAATCCTCTTCAACCCGGAACGCGAAACCGATCCGGTGGCGATAGCGGCCGGCTTTGCCGTACTGCTCCTTCCTTATTCGGTGATCGGCCCCTTTGCCGGCGCTCTGCTGGATCGTTGGGACCGCCGCCTGGTGCTCCTGTGGGCGAGCGTGCTCCGCGGGCTCTTCATCCTGACCACCGCGGTGCTGCTGGTCGCCGGCGGCGGTGACACTCTGTTGTTGACGTGTGCGCTTGCTGCGATCGGGGTCAGCCGCTTTGTCGGGGCAGGCGTATCCGCAGCCCTGCCGAAGGTCGTCCGACAATCGTGGCTGGTGGCAACCAATTCCGTTCTCACAACGGCTGGTTCGGTGGTAGCCGCTCTTGGTGCTTCGGCAGCGGTGGCGATCATCGGCATGATCGGCGCGGGGGATCGAGCGTCAGGCGCCGCCGTGGCCATCGCAGCACTGGGATCGGTGATCGCGGCCCTCGCCGCGGCCAGGTTCACGGCCCGCTCACTTGGTCCGGTCGCCGACGAAGTGGTCCGCGCCAGTGCCGTCCGTTCGGTGACGGCCGGACTGCGCACCGGGGCAACCGCTGTCTGGGAGGCGCCCGGCGTCACCACGGCGATGATCGGAATCGGAGCGCACCGCATCTGCTTCGGCATCAACACCCTCATCATGGTGCTGGTCCTACGCGACACCTCGAACGGCTCCCAATTACCTGGAGGGATGGCCGGATTCGGCGTCGCCGTCGGCGCCACGGCAATCGGAATGCTGATCGCGGCATTGATCACACCGTTCCTCATCCCGCGGATCGGTCGCTCACGGATGATCACCTACGCCCTGGTGTGCGCGGTTCTCGTCCAGCTCGTCTTCGTGACCACGCTGACTCAGGGGTCGCTGCTGATCGCCGCTTTCCTGCTCGGCATCGCCGGCCAGTCCGTGAAACTCAGCGGCGACGCGGCCATGCAGATCGACATCGACGATGACCGTCGTGGTCAGGTATTCGCCTTGCAGGACACCGTGTTCAACGTCGCGTTCATCGGTGCGATCGCGGCAGCGTCGACGGTGATCGCACCCGACGGCAAGAGCGTCGGCCTGGCCGTTGCCGGTGCGGGTGTCTATGCCGCCGGATTGTCAGCGGTGCTGATCAACCGCAAGAAACGAGAAACTAGCCCTGCTGGGTAGCCCACCACTTCAGCAGTTCGGCCTCGGCCTCGTCACGCTCGAGCGGGCCGCGATCCAGACGTAGTTCCTTGAGGAACGTCCATGCCTTGCCCACCTGCGGGCCGGCCGGGATGTTGAGCAGCTCCATGATGGCGTTGCCGTCGAGGTCCGGACGCACCCGAGCAAGGTCTTCCTGCTCGGCGATGCGCGCGATCCGCTCTTCGATGTCGTCGTACGTGGCCTGCAGCTGCGCGGCGCGACGCTTGTTGCGTGTGGTGCAGTCGGCCCGTACGAGCTTGTGCAAGCGGGGGAGCAGCTCGCCCGCGTCGGTGACGTACCGCCGCACCGCCGAGTCGGTCCACTGTCCCTTGCCGTAGCCGTGAAAACGCAAGTGCAGGAACACGAGCTGTGAGACGTCGTCGACCATCTGCTTCGAGAACTTCAGTGCCCGCATGCGCTTGCGCACCAGCTTGGCGCCGACCACCTCGTGGTGGTGGAAGCTGACCCCACCGCCAGGCTCGTTACGCTTGGTATCCGGCTTTCCGATGTCGTGAAGCAGTGCTGCCCAACGCAATACGAGGTCCGGATCGCCTTCTTCGAGATCGATCGCCTGCTGGAGCACCGTGAGGGAGTGCTGGTAGACGTCCTTGTGCTGGTGATGCTCGTCGATCTCGAGCTTCATCTGCGGAACCTCGGGCAGCACGTATGCAGCCAGTCCGGAGTCGACCATCATGTTGATGCCGTCCACCGGGTACATGCCCAGCATCAGTTTGTTCAGCTCCACCTGCACACGCTCGGCGGTGATTCGCTCGATCTGCGACGCCATCTCCTTGATGGCCTCGAAAACACGATTGTTCAACGTGAAACCAAGCTGCGAGACGAACCGGGCTGCACGCAGCATCCGCAGCGGATCGTCGTTGAACGAGTTTTCCGGCGCCGACGGCGTATCTAGCTCTCCGGCCAACAGGGCGTCCATGCCGTTCAGCGGATCGACAAACGTGTAGGAACCGTCGGCGCCGATCTTCATCGCCATCGCGTTGACGGTGAAATCGCGGCGCACCAGATCGTCGGCCAACGTCGTGCCGTACTCGACTATCGGATTACGAGAGACGCGATCGTAAGCGTCGGCCCGGAAGGTCGTGATCTCGATCTCCTGGCCGTGCTTGATGGCGCTGATGGTCCCGAACTCGATGCCCGTGTCCCACTGCTTGTCCACCCAGCCCTTGAGCAGAGCCTGAACCTTCTCCGGCCTGGCGTCCGTCGTGAAGTCCAGATCGCCACTGAAGCGGCCGAGGATCGCGTCCCGAACACTGCCACCCACCAGGAACAGCTCGTGACCGGCCGCAGCAAAACGCTCACCGAGCGGGTTCAACACGTCGGACAACGTGCCGAGCGTTGCAGTGGCGTCGGCAAGCAGTCGTAGGCGGCGATCAGCGTCGGAGGTAGGGACAGTCACGTGAAAGGAGCTTACTTAAGGTGCGCAAATAGCAGAACGCGCATACGAACGCGATAGACCGCTTTGCGCGGGTTACCGGGCAACGCTGCAACGCCAACTAGTATCGATGAGGTGTCTGGTGCCGAACGAACAAACAGGAGTCGCCGCAACCCGCGGCGTCGACCTGCCGTCGGCAACCCCGATAAACCTTTGATGCGAACCGTCCGTGAAACTTCTGCGGGCGGCTTGGTCGTCGACGGCTGGGGAGGACCCCCGGAACGCCTCTGCGCTGCACTGATCGGCCGAACCGACCGCCGCGGACGCCTGCTCTGGTCGCTACCGAAGGGCCATATCGAACAAGGTGAGACCGCTGAGCAGACCGCGATGCGTGAGGTCGAAGAAGAAACCGGTATCCAGGGAACCGTCCTGGCACCGCTGGGCAGCATCGACTACTGGTTCGTGACCGAAGGTCGACGCGTCCACAAGACCGTGCACCACTATCTCCTCCGCTTTCTCGGCGGTGAACTCTCCGACGAGGACATCGAGGTCACCGAAGTCGCTTGGGTGCCGCTGACGGAATTGCACTCGCGCCTCGCATACGCCGACGAGCGCAAACTCGCAGAACTCGCGTCCCAGATGATCGC encodes:
- a CDS encoding bile acid:sodium symporter family protein, which encodes MKFLSRFYIDGFILGIIIAGVLGSVFPVSGTAESILNWATKIAIGFLFLLYGARLSPQEAWKGVKHWRLHTVVLAATFVLFPLIGLALRFLSPTLISDELYTGILYMCLVPSTVQSSIAFTSIAKGNVAGAIVSASFSNLIGVFVTPLLVVLLMNTTGQATVDFSSILDIVVQLLIPFIVGQLIRPLVIGWLQKYAEPTKYVDRGSILLVVFAAFSESMKEGIWSTITIWQIVILTIVCCLILALVLGVTTLAGRKLGFDLPDQIVIIFCGSKKSLATGLPMAAVLFAGQPVGLIVLPLMIFHQIQLIVCAAMAQRFANRDPVSVS
- a CDS encoding YqgE/AlgH family protein is translated as MAHAEEPEDRMAWIEPEVRPGSLLVSSTDLTEPAFRRTVIYMIEHNDAGSLGVVVNRPSETAVQNVLPQWSPLTAHPSALYIGGPVKRDSALCLGIARNGARIDGVAGLRRVDGKVVMVDLDSDPEVIAPLVEGIRIFAGYSGWTLGQLDSELEREDWMVISSLPSDVLTPPRVDVWARVLRRQPLPVAMLASHPIEVERN
- a CDS encoding TetR/AcrR family transcriptional regulator — protein: MVGTPRERAREQTLQDITRIGREHLAAVGAAALSLRAVARDLGVVSSAVYRYVASRDELLTLLVVDGYTELGAEVDAAVNAVAAEDFRGQFIALGRAVRSWAIREPARYGLLFGSPVPGYDAPGEQTTGPGTLVVTRLIGIIDAAHRAGSLTVREGPGLSDTLAADLEGVRNELGTDLPPDAAVRATLVWVSLFGSVNFEVFGQYGSDTFTDASEIFERHLALLADVAGLT
- a CDS encoding NAD-dependent epimerase/dehydratase family protein, which encodes MSNLEIVTGAGPVGSAVALQLAEQGINVRLLTRSGSGPEHPLIDRRRVDVSDAEALRSVSEGATAIYHCIHAAYNAADWERELPAAEEVVLDAAASIGAVVVFPESLYAYNSNTLMTESDPRNATGGKRGVRTALLRAREASATPTVSVVASDFFGPRVRTAHAGERMVPKVMAGKKIRVIGSADQPHSFTYIPDLAAAMIAAAHNPELWNSVLHAPTGPALTQRKIAEAFARAAGASPAKVGVLPAWVLDAVGKINTDSRELAEMNYQFTKPFVMDSSASEVLLGLSPTPLDQAAEATVAWWREEQARAAAA
- a CDS encoding TetR/AcrR family transcriptional regulator, whose translation is MAYRRTPAVQERLDAQRARLLEAATTAVATHGYAGCSIAAVAKNAGVGTGTLYRHFDGKGELFAEVFQSVCSREVSAARDAGDSARHLEGNHRSAVSASVRTFAERAMRAPVLAYALLVEPVDPLVDEQRLMFRESFRDCLATAIRSAVDTGEIPPQDATLTAACIVGAIGEALILPLRGGTTDPAAIDAILAFTLRSLGSFDDTHA
- a CDS encoding acyl-CoA dehydrogenase family protein; this encodes MTPTHEVTNQVPPLIDYDAAEYAPILEALHREGASDALEEVHRVGIRAGSAQAQEWGDLAEEHPPVLRTHDRYGNRIDEVRYDPAYHQLMSTAVELGLHGAPWVDPNRHAHLVRAAKMAVWGQTDAGHGCPISMTYAVIPALRHNADLAAQYEPLLTTRHYDSALKAPLTKPGLIAGMSMTEKQGGSDVRAGTTRAVPQSDGSYLLTGHKWFTSAPMSDVFLVLAQAPGGLSCFFLPRVLPDGSLNNMFLQRLKDKLGNHSNASSEVEYRDALAWMVGEEGRGVRTIIEMVNMTRLDCTIGTATGMRVGNMQAVHHATHRSAFGANLIDQPLMRNVLADLAVESEASTTVAMWLAALTDRATTGDAHASALRRISLAVSKYFVCKRGPIHAAEALECLGGNGYVEESRMPRLYREAPLLSVWEGSGNVAALDTLRAMAKQPETLQVFFDELKRASGVDGHFDQAVRDLQVAFGDFDDIEYRARKIVGDMALALQASLLLRYGHPAVADAFCASRLGNSWGSVFGTLPRGVDVAPILERATVKIGA
- a CDS encoding MFS transporter, with translation MNRASNRREAWQRVLHTLRESPGLGRLALVRFSSQFGDGMFQAALGGAILFNPERETDPVAIAAGFAVLLLPYSVIGPFAGALLDRWDRRLVLLWASVLRGLFILTTAVLLVAGGGDTLLLTCALAAIGVSRFVGAGVSAALPKVVRQSWLVATNSVLTTAGSVVAALGASAAVAIIGMIGAGDRASGAAVAIAALGSVIAALAAARFTARSLGPVADEVVRASAVRSVTAGLRTGATAVWEAPGVTTAMIGIGAHRICFGINTLIMVLVLRDTSNGSQLPGGMAGFGVAVGATAIGMLIAALITPFLIPRIGRSRMITYALVCAVLVQLVFVTTLTQGSLLIAAFLLGIAGQSVKLSGDAAMQIDIDDDRRGQVFALQDTVFNVAFIGAIAAASTVIAPDGKSVGLAVAGAGVYAAGLSAVLINRKKRETSPAG
- a CDS encoding CCA tRNA nucleotidyltransferase; the protein is MTVPTSDADRRLRLLADATATLGTLSDVLNPLGERFAAAGHELFLVGGSVRDAILGRFSGDLDFTTDARPEKVQALLKGWVDKQWDTGIEFGTISAIKHGQEIEITTFRADAYDRVSRNPIVEYGTTLADDLVRRDFTVNAMAMKIGADGSYTFVDPLNGMDALLAGELDTPSAPENSFNDDPLRMLRAARFVSQLGFTLNNRVFEAIKEMASQIERITAERVQVELNKLMLGMYPVDGINMMVDSGLAAYVLPEVPQMKLEIDEHHQHKDVYQHSLTVLQQAIDLEEGDPDLVLRWAALLHDIGKPDTKRNEPGGGVSFHHHEVVGAKLVRKRMRALKFSKQMVDDVSQLVFLHLRFHGYGKGQWTDSAVRRYVTDAGELLPRLHKLVRADCTTRNKRRAAQLQATYDDIEERIARIAEQEDLARVRPDLDGNAIMELLNIPAGPQVGKAWTFLKELRLDRGPLERDEAEAELLKWWATQQG
- a CDS encoding NUDIX hydrolase produces the protein MSGAERTNRSRRNPRRRPAVGNPDKPLMRTVRETSAGGLVVDGWGGPPERLCAALIGRTDRRGRLLWSLPKGHIEQGETAEQTAMREVEEETGIQGTVLAPLGSIDYWFVTEGRRVHKTVHHYLLRFLGGELSDEDIEVTEVAWVPLTELHSRLAYADERKLAELASQMIAEMPRTEIRQEQRPKEPDAG